A segment of the Acidobacteriota bacterium genome:
GGGATTGCTGCTGAACGTCTCGCAGCAGTCAAATTGATGTGGATAAGCATGCAACACGAATCGTCATTGCCGGTGGGGGTACGGGGGGGCATCTCTTCCCTGCGCTCGCGATTGCCGACGAACTTCGACGTCGCACGACCTCCCGTGACATCGTTTTCATCGGCGGCAAACGCGGGCTTGAGGTGCGCCTCGTTCCGCTCGCCGGGTACCCGCTTCGAACCCTATCGATGGCGGGTATCAAGGGTCGCGGTGTTGTTGCGCGGGTCGGTGCGGGCTTTCTCGCCCTGGTGGCTGTGGTGCGCTGCCTGGGCTGGATGGTTCGACGCCGACCTGCTCTCGTTATCGGGGTCGGGGGTTATGCCTCCGGCCCCGCCGTTCTCGCCGCGTCGTTGCTCGGAATTCCGATCATGCTGATGGAACAGAACCACTTCCCGGGCGCCACGAACCGTCTGCTGGCCCGACGCGCCGCCGTCGTCTGCGTCCCATCGAATGCGGCACGAGAACGGCTTGGAGGGATCGGGGTCGTCACCGGCAACCCCGTCCGCGCCGAGTTCTTCCGCGCGCAGGACAATCCCGGCGGAGACCCGCTTCGCCTCCTGATCTTCGGGGGCAGCCGTGGCGCACACTCGATCAACATGGCGATGGGTCCGGTGGTTCGTGGACTC
Coding sequences within it:
- the murG gene encoding undecaprenyldiphospho-muramoylpentapeptide beta-N-acetylglucosaminyltransferase — its product is MDKHATRIVIAGGGTGGHLFPALAIADELRRRTTSRDIVFIGGKRGLEVRLVPLAGYPLRTLSMAGIKGRGVVARVGAGFLALVAVVRCLGWMVRRRPALVIGVGGYASGPAVLAASLLGIPIMLMEQNHFPGATNRLLARRAAVVCVPSNAARERLGGIGVVTGNPVRAEFFRAQDNPGGDPLRLLIFGGSRGAHSINMAMGPVVRGLANTENPPRVVHQTGQNDLATVRGFYETYPSDRFEVHPFLDDMPERLAAADLIVCRAGAMTLAELAAAGRAAILIPYPHAADDHQRHNAQTVVDAGAARMIADDRLETEELEDQLKELLADPEALGRMGDAARRLAHPDATTRITDLAESLIHGEEVGNRVS